A window of Polaribacter litorisediminis contains these coding sequences:
- a CDS encoding NAD(P)/FAD-dependent oxidoreductase, giving the protein MIFDALIIGGGVSGMQCAFVLGSAKDKAFAARKNIGIIMHQRNSHLENALFNNVLGLPPKTKGKDLLKQGREQLADLYPHVSQIVGEKVLAIQKNQEITTITTNKHVYSSKLVILALNYAKPFTIKGLEEFIVPHKKSNPLKDRIQLKNTDHFIKTGLYCCGTISGVRSQFAIAAGSGASVATDILTLWNHGNHTKIHDKA; this is encoded by the coding sequence ATGATTTTTGACGCTTTAATTATTGGTGGTGGTGTTTCTGGAATGCAATGTGCTTTCGTTTTGGGTTCTGCAAAAGATAAAGCTTTTGCTGCTCGTAAAAATATAGGAATTATTATGCACCAAAGAAATTCTCATTTAGAAAATGCCTTATTTAATAATGTTTTAGGTCTACCACCAAAAACAAAAGGAAAAGACCTTTTGAAACAAGGAAGGGAGCAATTAGCAGATTTGTATCCGCATGTATCTCAAATTGTAGGTGAAAAGGTGTTAGCTATCCAAAAAAATCAAGAAATTACTACAATAACAACAAACAAGCATGTTTATAGCTCTAAACTTGTCATACTTGCCTTAAATTACGCAAAACCATTTACTATTAAAGGTTTAGAAGAATTTATAGTTCCTCATAAAAAATCGAATCCTTTAAAAGATAGAATTCAGTTAAAAAACACAGATCATTTTATTAAAACTGGACTGTATTGTTGCGGTACCATTTCTGGTGTGCGCAGTCAATTTGCCATTGCTGCAGGCAGCGGGGCTTCTGTAGCAACCGATATTCTTACACTTTGGAATCATGGAAATCACACCAAAATTCATGATAAGGCATGA
- a CDS encoding acyltransferase, with protein MDYFAHETAVIDDHSSIGKGTKIWHFSHIMSNCTIGNDCNLGQNVVISPNVVLGNNVKVQNNVSIYTGVICEDDVFLGPSMVFTNVMNPRSAINRKNEYLKTLVKKGATIGANATVVCGNTIGEFAFIGAGAVVTKEVLPYALVVGNPSKQIGWVSEFGHTLNFNADGLATCKESGEEYQLKDNSVTKI; from the coding sequence ATGGATTATTTTGCACACGAAACGGCGGTTATAGATGATCATTCTTCCATTGGGAAAGGTACTAAAATTTGGCATTTTAGCCATATCATGTCCAATTGTACTATTGGTAATGATTGTAATTTAGGACAAAATGTTGTGATTTCTCCAAACGTTGTTTTAGGAAATAATGTTAAAGTACAAAATAACGTTTCTATTTACACGGGTGTCATTTGTGAAGATGATGTTTTTTTAGGTCCGTCTATGGTTTTTACAAATGTGATGAACCCAAGAAGTGCTATCAACAGAAAAAATGAATATTTAAAAACGCTTGTTAAAAAAGGAGCAACGATTGGTGCAAATGCAACGGTTGTTTGCGGTAATACTATTGGCGAGTTCGCGTTTATTGGTGCAGGAGCAGTGGTTACCAAAGAAGTGTTACCGTATGCTTTGGTTGTTGGGAATCCGTCAAAACAAATTGGTTGGGTTAGTGAATTTGGTCATACCCTAAATTTCAATGCTGATGGTTTAGCAACTTGTAAAGAGAGTGGTGAAGAGTATCAATTGAAGGATAATAGCGTAACTAAAATATAA
- a CDS encoding phosphoglycerate kinase, with translation MKTLNNFNFKNKKAIIRVDFNVPLNDQFEVTDATRIEAAKSTIIKVLEDGGSCVLMSHLGRPKGVVNDAFSLKHIVAKVKEIMGVQVKFVENCVGEKAEEAVANLEDGEILLLENLRFHPEEEKGDVAFAEKLSKLGDIYVNDAFGTAHRAHASTTIIAQFFEDRKCFGNLLAREIESIDKVLNNSEKPVLAILGGAKVSSKITVIENILDKVDHLIIGGGMSFTFIKAEGGKIGNSICEDDKMELALDILKQAKAKNVQIHIPVDVVAADNFSNDANTQICDIDSIPDGWEGVDAGPKSREIFDGIVNQCKTILWNGPLGVFEMESFAAGTIALGHSIDKATKNGAFSLVGGGDSVAAVKQFGFADKVSYVSTGGGAMLEMLEGKSLPGIEAILK, from the coding sequence ATGAAAACACTAAACAATTTTAATTTCAAAAATAAAAAAGCAATCATTCGCGTAGATTTTAATGTGCCTTTAAATGATCAATTTGAAGTAACAGATGCCACGAGAATTGAGGCTGCAAAATCTACTATTATTAAGGTTTTAGAAGATGGCGGAAGTTGCGTTTTAATGTCGCATTTAGGAAGACCAAAAGGTGTTGTTAATGATGCATTTTCTTTAAAACATATTGTTGCCAAGGTTAAAGAAATTATGGGTGTTCAAGTAAAATTTGTAGAAAACTGTGTAGGTGAAAAAGCAGAGGAGGCAGTTGCAAATTTAGAAGATGGTGAAATTTTATTACTAGAAAATCTTCGTTTTCATCCGGAAGAAGAAAAAGGTGATGTTGCTTTTGCTGAGAAATTATCTAAGTTAGGTGATATTTATGTAAATGATGCTTTTGGCACTGCTCACAGAGCGCACGCATCTACTACCATTATTGCACAATTTTTCGAAGACCGTAAATGTTTTGGAAACTTATTGGCAAGAGAAATTGAAAGCATCGATAAAGTTTTAAACAATTCTGAAAAACCCGTTTTAGCAATTCTAGGTGGTGCAAAAGTATCTTCTAAAATTACAGTAATTGAAAATATTTTAGATAAAGTAGATCATTTAATTATTGGTGGCGGAATGAGTTTTACTTTTATAAAAGCAGAGGGCGGAAAAATTGGAAACTCTATTTGTGAGGATGATAAAATGGAATTAGCACTTGACATTCTAAAACAAGCGAAAGCTAAAAATGTTCAAATTCATATTCCTGTGGATGTTGTTGCTGCCGATAATTTCAGCAATGATGCAAATACCCAAATTTGTGACATTGATTCAATTCCTGATGGCTGGGAAGGTGTTGATGCTGGACCAAAATCAAGAGAAATTTTTGATGGAATTGTAAATCAATGTAAAACGATTCTTTGGAACGGTCCTTTAGGGGTTTTTGAAATGGAATCGTTTGCTGCAGGTACAATTGCTTTGGGTCATTCTATTGATAAAGCAACTAAAAATGGTGCATTTTCTCTAGTTGGTGGTGGTGATTCTGTTGCGGCTGTAAAACAATTTGGTTTTGCGGATAAAGTAAGTTATGTTTCTACTGGTGGTGGTGCTATGTTAGAAATGTTGGAAGGGAAATCTTTACCAGGAATTGAAGCCATCTTAAAATAA
- the deoC gene encoding deoxyribose-phosphate aldolase, with translation MKINQYLDATYLKTINQANISEDENQQKVIDLIREAILYHYKLIMIRAKHIPLAKKMLLEANSDVLIGTVIDFPEGNSSIKSKLEEAKKAILLEADELDFVVNYKAFKKGEIEVIKSEILECTKLCLENSKVVKFIIEVAALSTEEIIAISQLIKEVVLTNFDETAAKRVFVKSSTGFFKTIDNKPNGATLETMKLISENAKPLQIKAAGGVRDYGTALKMICLGVNRIGTSSAKEICTKQENNNSEY, from the coding sequence ATGAAAATCAACCAATATTTAGATGCCACGTATTTAAAGACTATAAATCAAGCGAATATTTCTGAAGATGAAAATCAACAGAAAGTTATTGATTTAATTCGTGAAGCAATTTTGTATCATTATAAATTGATTATGATTCGTGCAAAACACATTCCCTTAGCAAAAAAAATGCTCTTAGAAGCGAATTCAGACGTTTTAATAGGCACCGTAATCGATTTTCCTGAAGGAAATTCATCTATTAAAAGTAAACTAGAAGAGGCTAAAAAAGCAATTCTTTTAGAAGCAGATGAACTCGATTTTGTAGTGAACTACAAAGCTTTTAAAAAAGGAGAGATTGAGGTGATAAAATCAGAAATTTTAGAGTGCACAAAATTGTGTTTAGAAAATAGTAAAGTTGTAAAATTTATTATAGAAGTTGCAGCATTATCAACCGAAGAAATTATTGCAATATCACAATTGATAAAAGAAGTTGTGCTTACAAATTTTGATGAAACGGCTGCTAAAAGAGTTTTTGTAAAATCTTCTACTGGCTTCTTTAAAACTATAGATAATAAACCGAATGGCGCTACTTTAGAAACTATGAAATTGATTTCAGAAAACGCAAAACCATTGCAAATAAAAGCAGCAGGAGGTGTGAGAGATTACGGAACAGCTTTAAAAATGATTTGTTTAGGAGTTAATAGAATAGGAACGTCATCGGCTAAAGAAATTTGCACAAAACAAGAAAATAATAACTCAGAATATTAA
- a CDS encoding DUF3109 family protein translates to MFQLGKTIVSEEIIENDFICNLSACKGACCIDGEAGAPLEQEETKILEEIYPKIKPFLRKEGIEVIEKEGTWVTSEWGELETPLVNGAHCAYVIFDKKNTALCAIEEAYNQGEIDWKKPVSCHLYPIRVQDYSEFSAVNYHKWEICDDACSLGKELQVPVYKFVKQALVRKFGQNWYDELEKVAEKLLK, encoded by the coding sequence ATGTTTCAATTAGGAAAAACGATCGTTTCTGAAGAAATTATAGAAAATGATTTTATCTGTAATTTATCTGCGTGTAAAGGTGCTTGCTGTATAGATGGCGAAGCTGGTGCACCTTTAGAGCAAGAAGAAACCAAGATTTTAGAGGAAATTTATCCGAAAATAAAACCTTTTTTAAGAAAAGAAGGAATCGAAGTTATTGAGAAAGAAGGTACTTGGGTTACCAGTGAATGGGGCGAGCTAGAAACTCCTCTAGTCAACGGAGCACACTGCGCTTATGTTATTTTTGATAAAAAAAATACTGCCTTGTGTGCCATAGAAGAAGCTTATAACCAAGGAGAAATTGATTGGAAAAAACCAGTTTCTTGTCATTTATATCCTATTCGAGTGCAAGATTATAGTGAGTTTTCTGCAGTAAATTATCATAAATGGGAAATTTGCGATGATGCCTGTTCTCTCGGAAAAGAGTTACAAGTTCCTGTTTATAAGTTTGTAAAACAAGCTTTAGTTCGAAAATTTGGGCAAAATTGGTATGATGAATTAGAAAAAGTTGCTGAAAAACTCTTAAAATAA
- a CDS encoding YoaK family protein, producing MFRHQGKSRTLKHNLRIASILSFVAGIVNVTGFLAFKQLATNVTGHFALFINDVAEFKVWKGTIYFLYIFSFLFGSFSSSFLIETFRENKKLNVFVIPILIESFIFISIAVISDLVVIKYPNLIICLLLFSMGMQNSFVTKISNAIVRTTHLTGLFTDLGIELSQLFFPETHPHREKITATIKLRLFIICFFFMGGLIGGFMYSRLDLKLNTLIFGAIILVISLFYDDFRYQFMKTRRKFKHRKSKVK from the coding sequence ATGTTTAGACATCAAGGCAAAAGTAGAACTTTAAAACACAATTTAAGAATTGCTTCTATCTTGTCTTTTGTAGCCGGAATTGTAAATGTTACAGGTTTTTTAGCTTTTAAGCAACTGGCAACTAATGTAACTGGTCATTTTGCATTGTTTATAAATGATGTTGCAGAATTTAAGGTTTGGAAAGGAACCATTTATTTTCTATATATTTTTTCATTTCTCTTTGGTTCTTTCTCATCAAGTTTTTTAATAGAAACATTTAGAGAAAATAAAAAGTTAAACGTTTTTGTAATACCAATTTTAATTGAATCTTTTATATTTATCTCAATTGCAGTTATAAGTGATCTTGTTGTAATAAAATACCCTAATTTAATTATTTGCTTACTTCTTTTTTCAATGGGTATGCAAAACTCTTTTGTAACTAAAATTTCGAACGCAATTGTTAGAACAACGCATTTAACAGGATTATTTACAGATTTAGGAATTGAATTATCTCAATTGTTTTTTCCAGAAACGCATCCTCATCGAGAAAAAATTACAGCCACTATAAAACTGAGACTTTTTATAATTTGTTTCTTTTTTATGGGTGGATTAATCGGCGGATTTATGTATTCTAGACTTGATTTAAAATTAAACACCCTTATTTTTGGAGCAATAATTTTAGTAATAAGTCTGTTTTATGACGATTTTAGATATCAATTTATGAAAACTAGAAGGAAATTTAAACATAGAAAATCCAAAGTAAAATAA
- a CDS encoding ATP-grasp domain-containing protein — translation MYLIDKPYISDFLVTTIKENKYPIVATKEAKELVTDASLNWISEKDAVSYIKENLHKPIYSNSENALSWIENNFGESELSKQINIFKDKVAFREHVKTIFPDFKFQKIKLQDIQNITTEELSFPFVIKPSVGFLSIGVYIIEDKNDWENAKKEINSGNLKSIFPKNVLDTSYFIIEDFIQGEEFAIDYYHNDKGAVVILNILHHIFSSGTDTSDRVYSTSKEIIYKHKTELENFLNKIGNQLNLKNFPAHAEVRIDENGNIIPIEINPLRFGGWCTTADLSGIAIGFNSYKYFFENKHPNWDNIYEGKENDVFSLIVLDNNSGIISNKIAAFDYKALANDFENPVLVRPLDINKYPLFGFVFVKTDYKNKDELYHILTSNLRKYIRLKE, via the coding sequence ATGTACTTAATAGATAAACCCTATATTTCAGATTTTCTTGTCACTACAATCAAGGAAAATAAGTATCCTATTGTTGCAACAAAAGAGGCCAAAGAATTAGTAACGGATGCTTCTCTAAATTGGATTAGCGAAAAAGACGCTGTTTCCTATATCAAAGAGAATCTACATAAACCAATATATTCTAATTCAGAAAATGCTTTAAGTTGGATAGAAAATAACTTTGGCGAAAGTGAATTATCAAAACAAATCAATATTTTTAAAGACAAAGTTGCCTTTAGAGAGCATGTTAAGACGATTTTTCCAGATTTTAAGTTTCAAAAAATAAAATTACAAGACATACAAAATATCACAACAGAAGAATTATCATTTCCATTTGTTATCAAACCGTCCGTAGGTTTTTTAAGTATTGGTGTTTATATCATCGAAGATAAAAACGATTGGGAAAATGCAAAAAAAGAGATAAATTCAGGAAATCTGAAAAGTATTTTCCCGAAAAATGTGCTTGACACCTCTTATTTTATCATTGAAGATTTTATACAAGGCGAGGAATTCGCCATAGATTATTATCATAATGATAAGGGAGCGGTTGTGATTTTAAATATCTTGCATCACATATTTTCATCAGGAACAGATACAAGCGATAGAGTGTATTCGACTTCAAAAGAAATTATTTATAAGCATAAAACTGAATTAGAAAACTTTTTAAACAAAATTGGCAATCAATTAAACTTGAAAAATTTCCCAGCGCACGCAGAGGTAAGAATAGATGAAAATGGCAACATAATACCTATTGAAATTAACCCATTACGTTTTGGTGGTTGGTGCACAACCGCTGATTTGTCAGGAATTGCCATAGGTTTTAATTCTTATAAATACTTTTTTGAAAACAAACATCCTAATTGGGATAATATATACGAGGGCAAAGAAAACGACGTATTCAGCCTTATTGTTTTAGATAATAATTCAGGAATTATTTCGAATAAGATTGCTGCGTTTGATTATAAAGCACTTGCAAATGATTTTGAAAATCCTGTTTTAGTGAGACCATTAGATATCAATAAATATCCCCTTTTCGGTTTTGTTTTTGTAAAAACTGATTATAAAAATAAAGACGAATTATACCATATTCTTACATCAAATTTAAGAAAATATATACGCTTAAAAGAATAA
- a CDS encoding MarC family protein, with the protein MTFDFKQILTAFMVLFAVIDIIGNIPIIIDLRKKVGHIQSEKASLIAGVIMIVFLFLGQSLLSLIGIDVNSFAVAGAFILFFIALEMILGITLYKDDGNNAPITATVFPLAFPLIAGPGSLTTLLSLRAEFDVQNIIIAVVLNVIFLYIVLKTSSKIERLIGPSGIQIIRKVFGVILLAISVKLFAQNIKMLFI; encoded by the coding sequence ATGACTTTCGATTTTAAACAAATACTGACTGCTTTTATGGTTTTATTTGCAGTAATAGACATTATTGGAAATATTCCTATCATCATAGATTTACGTAAAAAAGTAGGGCATATCCAGTCTGAAAAAGCATCTCTAATTGCAGGGGTTATTATGATTGTATTCCTTTTTTTAGGACAAAGCTTATTAAGTCTAATTGGTATTGATGTAAACTCTTTTGCAGTTGCAGGCGCATTTATTCTCTTTTTTATTGCTTTAGAAATGATTTTAGGCATCACTTTATATAAAGACGATGGTAATAATGCACCGATCACTGCAACTGTTTTTCCGTTAGCTTTTCCATTAATTGCTGGTCCAGGAAGTTTAACAACTTTACTCTCTTTAAGAGCAGAATTCGATGTACAGAATATAATTATTGCTGTAGTTTTAAACGTAATATTTCTATATATCGTTTTAAAAACTTCTTCTAAAATAGAACGCTTAATAGGACCGAGTGGTATTCAAATAATCCGTAAAGTTTTTGGAGTAATTTTATTGGCAATCTCTGTAAAACTATTTGCTCAAAATATAAAAATGTTATTTATCTAA
- a CDS encoding energy transducer TonB, protein MIQIKKNPEFALGNFSKIFFQIGLVLSLLIIHLLIEYKSYEKNYSNLGVLTVIEEMKEDIPIIEIKKVTPPPKNIPKVMEAIKVVEDELKIEETIIESTETDEGEAIVVNMEDVVEVEETEEVIEDVPFMLISDVPVFPGCKGNNEELKKCFTQKVTQHFSKRFDVELSKELGLSPGKKKLFVIFRIAKNGKIDNVRARGPHPVLEREVTQIINSLPQMIPGKQRGTPVGVSYSIPITFEVRE, encoded by the coding sequence ATGATACAGATAAAAAAAAACCCAGAATTCGCTTTAGGTAATTTTAGCAAAATTTTCTTTCAAATAGGTTTGGTATTAAGCCTATTAATTATTCACCTTTTAATAGAATACAAAAGTTACGAAAAAAATTATTCTAATTTAGGAGTTTTAACGGTGATAGAAGAAATGAAAGAGGATATTCCTATTATTGAAATTAAAAAAGTAACTCCACCTCCAAAAAATATTCCTAAAGTAATGGAAGCTATTAAAGTTGTTGAAGATGAATTAAAAATTGAAGAAACTATTATAGAATCTACCGAAACAGATGAAGGAGAAGCCATTGTAGTAAATATGGAAGATGTGGTTGAAGTTGAAGAAACTGAAGAAGTTATTGAAGATGTGCCCTTTATGTTAATTTCAGATGTACCGGTTTTTCCTGGATGTAAAGGAAATAATGAAGAACTAAAAAAGTGTTTTACACAGAAAGTAACACAACATTTTTCGAAAAGGTTCGATGTTGAATTATCTAAAGAACTAGGACTATCTCCTGGCAAAAAAAAGTTATTTGTTATTTTTAGAATTGCTAAAAATGGAAAGATTGACAATGTAAGAGCTAGAGGTCCTCATCCTGTTTTAGAGAGAGAGGTTACACAAATCATTAATTCTTTACCTCAAATGATTCCTGGCAAACAAAGAGGTACTCCTGTAGGAGTTAGTTATAGTATTCCCATTACTTTTGAAGTTAGAGAATAA
- a CDS encoding energy transducer TonB yields the protein MMKNLKKLPSKQLEKFSTIFTQLGLVLVLFIVYLILEHQTPQKSLAIIDFNPPEVMMISSDQDIVFVKESKLVPKIERTSTVFVADEPIKKVDNTIIETVLVAPKEDLVPLNIDALVTAEEPKDEPVETLPFILIENAPVFKGCEGLSKEENKICFDAKMKKFVQRNFDAQLANEIGLNSGKYRISTQFVIDDQGNVVDIQIRAPHIKLKKETQALIEKLPKFTPGKQRDKAVKVKYTLPISFRVD from the coding sequence ATGATGAAAAATCTGAAAAAATTACCAAGCAAACAATTAGAGAAATTCTCAACTATTTTTACCCAACTAGGTCTTGTATTAGTGCTCTTTATCGTCTACTTAATTTTAGAGCATCAAACGCCACAAAAATCACTGGCAATTATAGATTTTAATCCACCAGAAGTCATGATGATTTCTTCAGATCAAGATATTGTTTTTGTAAAAGAATCAAAACTAGTACCAAAAATTGAAAGAACAAGTACTGTTTTTGTCGCCGATGAACCTATTAAAAAAGTAGATAATACCATCATTGAAACTGTTTTAGTAGCGCCAAAAGAAGATTTAGTTCCATTAAACATCGATGCTCTTGTAACTGCCGAAGAACCAAAAGATGAACCGGTAGAGACTTTACCTTTTATTCTGATAGAAAATGCACCTGTATTTAAAGGTTGTGAAGGTTTGTCAAAAGAGGAAAATAAAATATGTTTTGATGCAAAAATGAAGAAATTTGTGCAACGTAATTTTGATGCGCAACTAGCAAATGAAATTGGTTTAAATTCAGGAAAATATAGAATTAGTACACAGTTTGTTATTGATGATCAAGGTAATGTTGTTGACATACAAATTAGAGCACCGCACATTAAACTAAAAAAAGAAACGCAAGCGTTAATTGAAAAACTTCCAAAATTTACTCCAGGAAAGCAAAGAGACAAGGCCGTTAAAGTAAAATATACATTGCCAATTTCTTTTAGGGTAGATTAA
- the glmS gene encoding glutamine--fructose-6-phosphate transaminase (isomerizing) — translation MCGISAYIGHREAYPIVINGLKRLEYRGYDSSGIMMYDGNKMIISKTKGKVSDLELITDEDEVRKVGNIGMGHTRWATHGVPNDVNSHPHYSQSGNLAIVHNGIIENYDTIKKELIARGYSFKSDTDTEVLINLIEEVKKTEGCKLGKAVQLALTNVVGAYAITVFDKEKPDEIVVARLGSPIAIGVGVENKEFFVASDASPFLEYTQNVIYLEDEEMAIIKLGRTVKVRRIHDDALVDPIIQKLQMSLDQIEKGGYEHFMLKEINEQPKAITDTFRGRMLLEENMIKMSSIEDNLDKFLNANRIIIIACGTSWHAGLVGEYLIEDMARIPVEVEYASEFRYRNPIITDKDIVIAISQSGETADTLAAIKLAKSKGAFVYGICNVVGSSIARETHTGAYTHAGPEIGVASTKAFTTQITVLTLIALKLGQANGSLPDYTFKKYIQKMQLIPRQIEQLLQIDEHVKSIADVYKNATNCLYLGRGFNFPVALEGALKLKEISYIHAEGYPAAEMKHGPIALIDENMPIFVIATNKGHYEKVVSNIQEIKSRAGKIIAIVTEGDTQVREIADHVIEIPETEEALTPLLTTIPFQLLSYHIAVMLGKNVDQPRNLAKSVTVE, via the coding sequence ATGTGTGGAATTTCAGCATATATAGGTCATAGAGAGGCTTATCCAATAGTAATAAACGGATTAAAAAGATTGGAGTACAGAGGTTATGATAGTTCTGGGATAATGATGTATGATGGTAATAAAATGATCATTTCAAAAACTAAAGGTAAAGTTTCTGATTTAGAGCTTATTACTGATGAAGATGAGGTGAGAAAAGTTGGAAATATTGGGATGGGACATACTCGTTGGGCAACGCACGGAGTTCCAAATGATGTAAATTCGCACCCACATTATTCACAGTCGGGTAATTTAGCAATAGTTCATAATGGCATTATTGAAAATTATGATACCATTAAAAAGGAGTTAATTGCTAGAGGTTATTCTTTTAAAAGTGATACCGACACTGAGGTGTTAATAAATTTAATTGAAGAGGTTAAAAAAACCGAAGGCTGTAAATTAGGTAAAGCTGTTCAATTGGCACTAACAAATGTTGTAGGAGCTTATGCTATTACTGTTTTCGATAAAGAAAAACCAGATGAAATTGTGGTTGCGCGTTTAGGAAGCCCTATTGCTATTGGAGTTGGAGTAGAAAATAAAGAGTTCTTTGTAGCTTCTGATGCTTCTCCTTTTTTAGAATACACCCAAAATGTTATTTATTTAGAAGATGAAGAAATGGCGATTATTAAATTAGGGAGAACTGTAAAAGTTCGTAGAATTCACGATGATGCCCTAGTTGATCCTATAATTCAAAAACTTCAAATGAGTTTAGACCAAATTGAAAAAGGAGGTTATGAACATTTTATGCTTAAAGAGATCAATGAGCAACCTAAGGCAATCACAGATACTTTTAGGGGTAGGATGTTGCTAGAAGAAAATATGATTAAGATGTCTAGCATAGAAGATAATCTTGATAAGTTTTTAAATGCAAACAGAATTATAATTATAGCCTGTGGTACTTCTTGGCATGCAGGTCTAGTAGGAGAATATCTTATTGAAGATATGGCAAGAATTCCTGTAGAAGTTGAATATGCCTCTGAATTTAGATATAGAAATCCTATCATTACAGATAAAGATATTGTAATTGCTATTTCACAATCAGGTGAAACAGCAGATACATTGGCCGCAATAAAGTTAGCAAAATCTAAAGGAGCTTTTGTTTATGGAATTTGTAATGTTGTTGGGTCTTCTATTGCAAGAGAAACGCATACAGGGGCCTATACGCATGCAGGTCCAGAAATAGGTGTTGCATCCACAAAAGCGTTTACAACCCAAATTACAGTTTTAACGCTAATCGCATTAAAATTAGGGCAAGCAAACGGATCTTTACCTGATTATACTTTTAAAAAGTATATTCAAAAAATGCAATTAATTCCTAGACAAATAGAACAATTGTTGCAAATTGATGAGCATGTTAAAAGTATTGCAGATGTTTATAAAAATGCTACGAACTGTTTATATTTAGGAAGAGGATTTAATTTTCCAGTAGCTTTAGAGGGAGCTTTAAAATTAAAAGAGATTTCTTACATTCATGCAGAAGGATATCCTGCGGCAGAAATGAAACATGGCCCTATTGCTTTGATTGATGAAAACATGCCAATTTTTGTAATAGCAACAAACAAAGGGCATTATGAAAAAGTAGTAAGTAATATTCAAGAAATAAAATCTAGAGCAGGTAAAATTATTGCCATCGTTACAGAAGGAGATACACAGGTAAGAGAGATTGCAGATCACGTAATTGAAATTCCTGAAACAGAAGAGGCATTAACACCTTTATTAACGACGATTCCTTTTCAATTATTATCGTATCATATTGCGGTAATGTTAGGTAAAAATGTAGATCAACCAAGAAATTTGGCAAAATCAGTTACAGTAGAGTAG
- a CDS encoding aldo/keto reductase: MKYTTLPNTDIKVSKICLGTMTWGNQNTQEEAFEQMDYALEQGVNFFDVAELYPVPATPETYAETERIIGNWFQKTGNRSKVVLASKIAGGGDYTAHVRTGGFNKQNIIDAVQGSLKRLQTDYIDLYQLHWPDRGVNCFGVRDYPYKTSTKEAEKHLEILETLNDFVKAGTIKAIGLSNETPWGTMKYLQTADTNHLVRPSTIQNSYSLIHRAYEYGLSEVSMRENIGLLAYSPLAQGVLSGKYLNGNLPEGARGTLFPRFIARYMGDGSLEAVKRYEAIAKKNGITLSEMSLAFINQLPFVTSNIIGATKLSQLKENINSIHIELSEETLKEIEEVHKEIPNPAP, encoded by the coding sequence ATGAAATACACAACTTTACCAAACACCGATATTAAAGTTTCTAAAATTTGTTTAGGAACCATGACTTGGGGAAACCAAAATACACAAGAAGAAGCCTTTGAACAGATGGATTATGCGCTAGAACAAGGTGTTAACTTTTTTGATGTAGCAGAATTGTATCCTGTTCCTGCAACGCCAGAAACGTATGCAGAAACTGAAAGAATTATTGGTAATTGGTTTCAAAAAACTGGCAACAGAAGCAAAGTTGTTTTAGCAAGTAAAATTGCTGGCGGTGGTGATTATACAGCACATGTTAGAACTGGTGGATTCAACAAACAAAACATTATAGATGCAGTACAAGGAAGCTTAAAACGTTTGCAAACTGACTATATTGATTTGTATCAATTGCACTGGCCAGATCGAGGTGTAAATTGTTTTGGTGTCAGAGATTATCCTTATAAAACATCCACCAAAGAAGCAGAAAAGCATTTAGAAATTTTAGAAACTTTAAACGATTTTGTAAAAGCAGGAACGATAAAAGCAATTGGCCTATCTAATGAAACTCCTTGGGGAACCATGAAATATTTGCAAACTGCAGATACAAATCATTTAGTGAGACCATCTACGATTCAGAATTCATATTCTTTGATTCATAGAGCTTATGAATATGGATTGTCTGAAGTTTCGATGAGAGAAAATATTGGTTTATTGGCATATTCACCGTTAGCACAAGGTGTTTTATCTGGTAAATATTTAAATGGAAATTTACCTGAAGGTGCAAGAGGAACTTTATTTCCGCGGTTTATTGCCCGTTATATGGGAGACGGTTCTTTAGAAGCTGTAAAAAGATATGAAGCTATTGCGAAAAAAAACGGAATTACATTATCGGAAATGTCATTAGCATTTATAAATCAATTACCGTTTGTAACTAGTAATATTATTGGTGCTACAAAATTGAGTCAATTAAAAGAAAATATCAATTCTATTCATATCGAATTATCCGAAGAAACTTTAAAAGAGATTGAGGAAGTTCATAAGGAAATTCCGAATCCTGCGCCATAA